A segment of the Pelodiscus sinensis isolate JC-2024 chromosome 28, ASM4963464v1, whole genome shotgun sequence genome:
CACACGGTGCCCCCTCCCTGAGAGTCACATTTCGACATCCCAGGCGCCTGcccatgcacagacacacacggcGCGCAAATCCCCTGGGATAGCACCTCCCCCTTGGGATCACGGCCCGGCGGCGTCACCCTGAGGGTGCCCACTGGGGCCCCCGGGCCTCCaaggggggtagggaggaagGGCTGGACAGGAAGCAGCGCAAAGCTCCCTTTTGTGTGGGCACGGAAGCCACCTCGCTTTGCTCCTAATGCGCCGCTGATTGATTGGAGTCTAATGTTTCCCCATCAGGTGCTGTCTCCCTAGCCATGGCCCCTCTGGCCTCCGTTCGAAGGGCCGGAGTCAGTTTCCAGCCCGGGAACAAGAAGAGGCATTATCACCTTTGGGCGGACTGGCTGGTCCTCTTCTGGActcccctcctctctgctccttcccccacatccccactTTCAGTCAGCCCCTTTGATCTCACAGAAGTCCCTCTGCATCTAAGGAGGGGCCAGGTATTCAGCCTGACCCGGCTACAGCTCAGTGCCAGGAAGTGGCTTTTCCTGGTTCTATGCTTTAAAGAGATCCGGGCATGTAGCACCTCGCTCAAGCTTTGGTTAAAAGCCCTCTCTCCCGCCAAAacattggtttttttaaatcacaggATTGACTTAAAAAATCAtgagagtttttaaaaattgttttcaatttGCTTGTTCTTTCGAATCGTTGGGGGGGGGTTCGCATTTTTGTGGTCTGATCCGCTGCTACAAAAGCGTATTTACTTAACAAACTCTGACATAGCGGGACCACATGAGTCAGGGAGCTGGGGCTTTCCCCTCTGTGCACAGCCAAACGCAAAAGTGTCACTAGCAGCCCGGGCTGACGGCTTGTCGACGTCCGTGGGACTTTTGTATCCGCTTAACTTGCAGCATGcgcttagggttgccaagtgtccggttttgaatcaGACAGTCCAGCATtcgagctttctgttcgggaaacaaattgagacccATGACCCGTGAGCCAGAAAACTGCACTCAGTCAAACTCAGTAAGTGTAGAGAAACTAGTGCGCTGTGCATACCAGTGCATTGTGTGTACTAGTGCATTTTCCATACTCGTGCATTGTGCATACCAGTGCATTGTGTGTACTAGTGAATTTTGCATATTAGTTCATTGTGTGTATTAGTGCACTGTGCATACTAGTGCATTTTGCATACCAGTGCATTGTGCATATTAGTGTACTGTGCGTACTAGTGCATTTTGCATACTAGGGTATTGTGCATACTAGTGCATTTGCATACTAGGGCATTGTGCATACTAGTGCACTGTGCATATTAGTGTACTGTGCGTACTAGTGCATTTTGCGTATTAGTGCACTGTGCATACTAGTGCATTTTGCATACTAGGGCATTGTGCGTAGTAGTGCACTGTGCATACTAGTGCACTGTGCATACCAGTGCATTGTGCATATTAGTGTACTGTGCATACTAGTGCATTTTGCATACTAGGGCATTGTGCGTATTAGTGCACTGTGCATACCAGTGCATTGTGCATATTAGTGTACTGTGCGTACTAGTGCATTTTGCATACTAGAACATTGTGCGTACTAGTGCATTGGGCTGTAAGCCAGGATGGAGCAAGAGCAGAATCACTCCATACTTGAGATTTCCCCCACCCCGTGGCACTTCAAATCAGTAACCTCGCCCGTGAATGCTCATTCAAGGTCACGGCGTGCGGCAGGGCCGGAGACAGGAATAGAAGCCAGACCTCTTAACAGTTCCAATCACAAAACCACCTTTCCTCTCCGGTAACATGAGGCCGTGCGGAGAAACGGGGCGAGCGTGACGGGGGCGGGGGCGCTGGAAAGCTGATCGGATTCATTGATTGGCAAGTAGAGTGAACCCGGCGCTAGCTTCCCAAGCGGCAGTGTGGGCTGGCGGCGACAGTGCCACACGTGGGAATACCGAGACCTGGTTGCACTgtcagctgtgctgctgatcttCTGGGTGACCTTCTTCGGGGCCTCaggctcccgccccccctcctaaCCCCCGCTCTTAGTGTGATCTGCCTacctgggctggagggggcgaAAAGCACCGAGGTGTCTCAGTAGTCGGGGGCAAACCCCACACTGTGTCCTTAGCCTGTgactgccagaggctgggaaggggtgacgggagggatcactccctctggggcaccctgTATTGGCCGCTGTCAGGAGCCAGGATCCGgggctagctggaccattggtctgacctaggacgGCCGTTCTCATACCCAGTCCCTTTAACTTGCAAACCACACCGGCTCCCAAAGGCCTGCCTTACTTGTGAAAATGGGACCGAGGCCCCTACATCAcacagggatttttaaaaattgtgtccTAAGCTCTTTGCAAAGGCGCCACTtcgggatgtggggggaggcagcagccgtgTGCTCCAGGACGCAGTtcgcttttcatcccattccccggaTGCTAAtgcaaagatccatctagccccgtgccctgtctgccaacagtggccaataccagatgccccagagggagggaacacaacagggaatcatcacacgatccctctcctgtcatccctttccagacaaacagaggctagggacaccagtcccACCCATCTTGGCAAATagcttccatgaatctatctggctcttttttgaaccccgttaaagtcctagtcttcaccacatcctctggcgaggagttccacaggttgactgtgcgctgagtgaagaaaaacatccttttgttggttttaaacctgctgcctatttggTTTTTGCCACGCATGCGGTTTATCTAACTCTTTACACTTTGCTCCATTGGGGAAGTGGAGCTAGACCGGCCCTCTGGTCTCCACGCCAGCAGAGCGACACATCTCAAAACAGCCCCCCAAACCAAATAGAAAGAAAATACCCAAGACGttaatttttattcattttagtttttggttatttttttaaaaacccaaagTCTAAAGGTTTAGGCCTAAAGCGACAGCAGTCGACTCCTTAAGGAAATAACGAAATGGATTAAAACAAGCCCTAAAAGTAGTTTCTCTTGATCTGAAAGGGAATCCTGGGTCACTTGCTGGCTAGTCCAATAGGGGTTCCTCGTTCTATTCTCTTTGGGAGTGGGAGCGTGGGTGGGAATTTGGTCTCTCGAAACAAGAGGAACCACCCTGacagggggcagaaggaaagTCAAACCCCCgtgataaaataaataaaagaaagaggCTTGTGACAAGCTGAAAACAAGTGCTGGCTCCTCTCAGTCCCAGAACCCTCTTCCCTTGGGTAATAACTCCCCAGGAGGGAAAAGACGGCCCAGTGCTTAGGGGGCTAAGTCAGAACTCTGGAGACCTGGTTTCTGTTCCCTGgtctttcctcctccttcctggcTGGGCGACCTTGGGAAAGCCATTGCGAGCAGGTCTATGCCACGGTCACTGGGCGCTTCCCCCTCGGATGTAGCAAACCCGCTTCCCCAAGCCGCTGAGGGAAGAATTCTTTCACCGACTCAGCTGCTGGGGGGCGAGATCCACTGAACGAGTGTCCTGGGGATGCACATTTTTTCTACCCCCCtgcaggggtggcaggtttgcagaaatggTGGTGAGGCTCAGAATGCCCAGAGCTCGCAGCCCTCCCGGACTCAGACGGCCTGCCCCACACCTGCCTACGGCTCTGGGAGGAAATGTTAGGTGGGGacgggactggggtgcaggggggttacaggccctgggagggagtttgggggcagggggagctctgtggtgggacaaagaggggtgcaggctttgggagggaggttcggtgcaggagggggtgaggggttgggctctgggaggggataaGGGGGGCAgactgggaaggagtttgggggctggagggggtgagggtgtaggctctgggagagagtggggtgagtgcagggagggtgggggatgcATGGGCTGGGAGACACGCCGGGGGGCgcatgggggcaggaggcagcattgAGGGACACTGGGACGGcagacagggctgggggaagagaccGGACCCCAAACTTCAGTGTAGCAGGCCTGCGGGCCCATATAACTCACTGCCTATGTCCCCCGTGTGACCTAGACGGGCCAATCTACATTTTACATACAAACCAGGCCTTAGTCTCTCTGTGGCTCTGTTCCCCCTCTGTCCACAGGAGCTCATAGCACCGCCCTGCCTGGTGGGAGACGGGTACGTGACAGATTGCAAGGGACTGCAGTAATGGGGCCAGCTAAGCACCATAGACAGACAGACCGACATCTACCACCCCTCTGACAGGGCAGAATGATCGCACCCCCTCTGCTGCTCTACCGACCCCCGAGTCCTCTGGAGTCGTTGGTGCCGGGGGCCATGTGGACCGTCTCCAGCACGGTAGTTATTTACTAAATACATGTGGGAGAAAAAAGGCCCGTTCAGTCATCCGCATTGCAAGGCAGGATCCTTCCCTGCGGTCCAGGCAGCAGTCTCGTCCCACTGTGTCCCGCGGGCTAACAGATCTCACCCGTCAGAACCCTTGATCTTAGCCCAACCCGCTGCCAGGCCTGGTCTCTGGGAGGGCTGATGCGGAGGGCCGGGTCAGACCCGGAAGTCTCCGAAACAAATTGCCTTCTGCTGCCGTCCCAACAGGGGCTGTTGCACCGAAGGGCCGGGTGTTGAATTTTGGGAGTTGTTCCGGGGAAGGTGGGTAGGGGGGCTGCTCTAGAACAAAGGGGAATCCTGCCCGGGTTATATCTATGTACAAAAAACACCTTCTGTCCCCTGCCTGACGCCTGTGTTAATATTGCTTTGTGCCTAGGAGAATCCAAGTATAAAAATAGAgcatctttgtttaaaaaaaatacagggtGATGGGGTGGCAACGTGCAGCACGATGGATGTGCACGGGGATGGGCAGGAAACCCGGCCCTGTGCAACGCGGGGTAGCGGTGATCGTGACATGTGCAAGAGAATCAGTCCTACGTCCAGAAGGGGGCAGCGGAGCGGGTCGGCGTGAGGGGAGGCAGACGGCACGGGCCTAGGTGCGGCGTGGGGCAGCGGCGTGGCTCTAGCCGTGGGGAGGGCAGATAGCACCTCCCTTCGCCCCGCAGGGGCCGGCAGCGCCATGCcaagcccgggggggggcagtgggcactacgtgaggggccggggggcgcggGTGCGCTTGGTCCGGCGCGTCGGGGAGGAGGACCCCACGAACTCAAACTGCTTCTGCCGCTCGGCGTTGTTGGGGAAGGGCAGCTGGCCACGGTAGAGGCGCTTGATGAAGTGCGCCTCCTGCTGGTTCTGGCGGCTCTTGGTGGCTTTCCGCGGGCGACCCTTGCGCGTGAAGGCCATGTACCAGCCCTCGTGGCGGGCGTTCTGGAAGGCCGTGTAGTTGTTCTCCAGCACGATCTCCGTGAAGATGCAGTCTTTGCTCTTGCCGTTGGGCTGAAGGGATGGAAGGGGGAGACGGGAGGTTAATCCAGCTGGGAAAAGGTGAGGATGGGTTTGATCCTAGGCCACTTCTTTTTGCCCGAATCGAGGCCCGGAAGGATCTAGCAGCaagaggaggtgctgggtggCCAAACATCATGGAAGCCTGGGGAGTTTCCCAGGCCCACCGGCAAGCGGTATGAGGGGAACCCGGACTCTCTGCCCCATTCAGGGCATGGCCGCTGTTCAGAGGAGGCTAGACAATGCTCATCAGGGAGCAGTTTCTGGGCTCCAAGGGCAACTGGACCGTGACTCACCAAATTCATAGGATCACAGAAATactgggctggaagggaccttgagtggtcacccagcccagccccctctctgaggcagggctgagccaacctagaccccccctcTGAGCTACTGTCAAAAGCGTCCAATGctggggatttcacaacctcctttgAAAGCCTGCCCACGCTACGGGgaacctcaaaatgagtccgaggcaggctgcaTTAACGTGGGTGCGTCAcctcggactcagagccccaggaagcactgtatTACTTCCAATGACTCTGGAGAGTCATTATTGCATCCACATgaccctatttcgaaagaagtgttatttcacaaggaaagcagcagcacagatttccaaataatgggcttggttgtgtggctgctgcgcttgttatttcaaaagaatggggGTTATGTGGAAATAACTCCCGAGTGCAGACCAGGGCTCTGTGGAGGCCCAGCCTGCTGGGTAACTGCGGGAGCACAGCTGGGGTGAACCAGCGTAGCTGCGTTGACTTTAATGGAGatagttcagtgtttcttaaactttttaagaccgaggaacaccaaacaatttttttatatgAGAAACACCAtgaattttttgttgagcaaaaaagaaaagaggtttgggggggggggggaagggtcatggggaagttattgagcaaaaaaaaaaaaagtcgcctgtctctttaagggcggccatttggaattctgttgttctccgcggcacacccgACTGCCTCGCGcacacacagtttaagaaacactgagggtatgtctacactaccccgctagttcgaactagcagggtaatgtaggcataccgcacttgcaaatgaagcccgggatttgaatttcccgggcttcatttgcataagccgggtgccgccatttttaaatgccggcagttcgaaccctgtgccgcgcggctacacgcggcacggagtagctagttcggattaggcttcctaatccgaactagctgtactcctcattccacttctccaaaggattaatgcccacaaaacagatatcagacaagatcacaaagagaaaacagtttcttgccactttaaccagaaaggacactctctaaatgacttagccacctgcattctgctacaaagaccttttacatctgcacttgaaagggaatcctctgaactgtcattcatgttaaaattcgacacttgccaacaaggacttaacaagaatttgaactttctcacccattaccaagacagtttccccaattatcacctgtaataccattaactcacaaacatcccactctccctacctttaatatcagcaattcacagacacttaccttccttcctcccccttcccaccccccgcatcccccttctgttctgcaatgtgatttgtccttttcatatttgttcattttttttaattgtatcctttggtatctatggctgtgactactttcttccactatttgatctgaggaagtgggtctggcccacgaaagctcatcatctaataaaccatcttgttagtctttaaagtgctacattgtcctgcattttgcttcctctgAGATGGATTCCAATAAGACAGACGAGAGATGCGATAGATTCAGGCACTGGAGGCCAGCAGGGCCCGATCCTTCATAGATAACAGGCCACTGCATTTATTTCACCCCATTATCCATGAAGAGATGGGGATGCCACCACTTCCCCCAGCGGGGTTCCACCCCTGGATACAGTTAGAAAGCCAGCTTCCATGACCGGGGTGGGGATAAGGCATggaattgggggggggagcacggaTCCCTGTCTGTGACTCACTTTTCCAATGAGCTTCCCCCTCTTGCTCATGCAGATGTATTTCTGGCTCTCGGCTCCCTTGATGCGGACCCGGCTCCCGAAGGTGTCTGTCTCCACAAtcagctttgctgcagggaggagagaaagagagagagagggagaaaaccaAAACTCCTTCTACCGGTGCTTGCGGGGGTGACGGCCAACCTGCACGCCGGGGGTTGGTGCATGCGCTCAAACTCAAGAGCCAAATGGGTCAAACTACCAGGAGTTAAATGATCTCAGCTCTGCAGCACACATAACCTAGGGAACCTGGCGGGCACTGATGCAGTTTTCCGCCCTACCACATACTCCAAGAGACACAGGGCACAGCTCCATAAGGAGCTGCAGGCTGACACTCGGCTCAGGGAGATGGAGCTGGGCTAGAGTGCGAACAGCGAACCTCCCCGAGTACCCACCCATCTCAGACCACAGGCACGAGTTTGGGGTGGCTAGATGTTCACGCCGCTGTGCTCATGCTCTGCTTTTAGCATGTCTGCACCATCAGAGTTAGCATGAGTGGGTCCCCTGGAGCTAGAGGTTTGTGTAGAAGTGTGTAGGCCCCCTCGCCCTCTGTGTGCTTTCTTGCACCAGGGGGAGACCAGCTGTGCCCCCTCAAAGAGGAGCTATGGGGACAGATCTCATTAAATCGTCGCGGCACCCAAGGCTTTCCCCTCACTAGCTAATGGGGCCAAGAGACAGAAATCTGAGTAACCGGAAGGCTTGAGTAAAGAGTGAGTTGGCAGTTATATCCTGCCATGTCCAGCAAGCAGTCAtccactgcctctgccccacgtaACGATCAACAAACCCTTCATGAAATCCTAGAACTGGACAGGACCTCGATAGGCCctcaagaccagtcccctgccctcatggcaggaccaagcactgtctacatcAGCGGTGCACAATCCGTGAGTCGCAGCGCTTTGATCTGGGCCGGctggtattttcttttcctggctcAGCCCCCGACATACACTtggcggggatgggggggagcgcTTAAAAGGGGTCGTAAAATTTTCatgtcatgtttttttttttggctcaacaaaaaatgatccttttttcttttcttttttttaaatgcccaaCAAAAATTTTCCCGGCTCTGGGGGTCACGAATGAACAACGGTTGAGCACCATTGGTCTAGATCCGCCCTGAGAGAGGCCTcgccaacctgctctgaaatatctccagtgagagAGATTCATGGGGGCATGTGATGAAAAACGGCCACTGCCACGAGCCCAGAGTGTCAAAACACACAGCGAAGAAAAGGTTAAAGTGGCAAAAATGCGGTGAGGGCGCAGGATGATTGGCGCTGCAGACTGCGTGCCGCTTGTCGCCGGCGCGGTTTAATTGCCTGAGAGTCCATTCCACATGCTTTAATGAGAACACTTGGGGGCCAAGGCGTTCCAGACCAAACTAGGAATATCCTTGCAACCCAAGAGCTAGCCTGCACCTGCGTTTAATTATCTGTTGCCTGCACCGGTGGGTGTTTAATTAATCTGGAGAAAGATCTGGAAAGCGCAGGGCCTGGaagctgggcagtggggctctTTTAACCTCTGTCTTGCTTGAAACAGCCTTTCCTTTTTTCACGGAAATCACAGGTTTTTAGTAAGGAAATTAGGGGGCGTCTTCTGAGGTTCTTTGAGACAATTCCCAATGCCTAAGACCACATCAACGGGGAAGGGGAGATTGTAGGAGCAAAATAGCCCATGAATAAGTGTCGTACGCTGCAGGAGGGCTTTGACTTCTCTGAAAAATAGAATCCTTGggtagaagagacctcaggagtcatgaaatccagccccctgtccaaggcaggaccaaccccaactcaatcatcccagccagggctttgtcaagccgggacttcaaaacctcaagggatggaaattccaccgtctccctagggaacccatcccagtgcttccccaccctcctagggaatgCTGTTCTTGGAGGCCCAGAATAAGGTCTCTGAACCGCGGAGTGGTAGTATTACTGTAGGGCTTAGGAATCTCAGAAGCACCACACCATGGGGCAAGGACACACGTCCCTAAcagtatgtctacgctacagagttttgtcaggaaaatggccatttttccaacaaaacttgaggaacgcccacactgcaattgtgctcttctgcaagaaaatcgaaagaacagaggggttttttccagcatcggtcatcctcattctgcgaggaagaagaatgaggggaggagggagttctttcggaagaggaggaaagaggaaaaagcacaggtgccctggtggccactccgcccatagcAATCGCAGCTCACATGCGAGGgagcgtccattcagtgcggatgctctcttttgaaaaagcagatcgcttttccgatgcacttttgcagtgtggacgcgctttttcGGAAGacattttttcggaagatctcttgaAGGGAAAAGCTTGAAGACCTGACCTGGGTTTAttctaaaggctcagaaaccagatGGCAAATAATAAGAACCCCAAATATAGTCATTAAACCCCCCCCATGATTTTTAACCCAAGCtcataattttttggggggggggcttaaGATGTGCGCACTCTAAACTCCGGGATCCTTTTCTATTATGGAACCCTTTGGAGGTGGGAATTATTTCGGAGTACTTGTGGGATGGGCACGCTGCACCCAGGCTCTCCAAAAGTGACTTCCGAGGCGCTCGGTTTGCAGGTTAGGCCCTCTGGGGAAGGGTGAATGGCAGCCTAAGAAAACCGCAAGCTATTGTCCCGAGCCGTGAAACCTCAGTTATGCAGTTGCCTTTCCTTCCGGCTGTCTGTTCCCAGAAGAGCAACCCATCCTGCTGCCCTATGGTGTGCCCAGGCAGGGTTACAGGGACTTGACACTGTGCATATGGCCCTGATCTAGGAACTAGTGGAAACAATCAAACAACCAGAGCTCTTGGGTTTTAGGACCTAGCGGTTTGGTATCTAGTTCCTTTGCCTTTCAACCCCCTTTGCCTGTCCAATCCGCACGGGCACAACCGCCATGCGTATATAAAGGGGCCACGAATCATTTCGGAGCTGGAAACTAGACAGTGTCCAATCAGAGGAGCAGGCTGTGCCAGGCAGCCGACTGGGATGGAGCTAGATACATTGATGAACAAGATGAAATGATGCATTGGCAGGTGATGACccaggaggtcccttccaggcctgggTGCCTAGAACCAATACACTGTATGTCCCAATTCCTGATGGGTTCCTAGCCAAAATTCCCTCCTCTGCAGCGTTAGCCCATCTCTCGTTACAATCTCTAAGGAAAAGCCTCTACCCACACTTGGAGGAGGAACAGAATCTAATTTTAGTGCAGCAAAACAGCATGCCTGCCTCCGACCACTCGACTGTTACAGCTGAGTTAGGGGAGCTATTGTTTTGCTGGGCCGCTGGGGAATTATGGATTGAATCCTGCTCCGGGTTCCTTCCTTGACTGGAGCGGGGCTGGCTCTAGATAGAAAACCCACAATCCAGCTCCCTGATTAGGTGATAggccactgactttaatgggagttggCCCGATTCCTCAGCAAGTGCAGAAATTGGCACCTGGAGCTTAAAAACCATCCCAAGCTCGCACCAAGGTTTCTTTGCCAATTCTCTGATCTGCCGCACTCTGGGGAAAACAAACGTTCGCCTTTCTGTTTGTAATGAGACTGTTTCAATCAAGCAGGACGATAAAGGTTTTTAGCAGCTCTCCTTGATATGGCCATAGCTACCCCGCCACCAGCTTCCTGGGCAAGACTCATTCTTCTGTTCTCGTCTGATCTCGAACAATTCCTCAATAAACATTTCCCCGCTCTGGGAGAAGTTTTAATCATTATGTTTTGTCCTGCAAAGGAGTCTTCCTTTTATCGGCtggcattttgaaaaaaaaagatccTTTTCAAGCCATTCATCTCTCTGCCAACccttaaaataatttgaaaaaccTCAAAACAAATTGAGCTGCCTGGCGCTTCATTTGTGACACAGAATCTTGAAATCTTCATCCGGTGGTCAGAACAAACTGCAACCATCTGATTGTATATTCTAACAGACCCTCCATGTGATCTTACTCATGCCCCCACAGAAgcgaaaggctacgtctacacggcaggtttcttgcacaagaactttttgcacaagagttcttgcgcaaaaagttcttgagcaagactGTGTCcgcactaccatgtgcttttgcacaagagcatccatggcagcatgggtgctctcttgcacaagaaacccctatcccTGTCCACATGTGCCTTGtagaaggcttattccttgtagaaagaggaataactcttgcgcaaaaagccctgtgttcttacaatttactgtactttttcttgtgcaagaacaggctTCTAGTGTGGACGCGCCACATGTTTTTGCGCAcaaccagccatttttgcgcacaaactctgcagtgtagacgtagccaaagggtgtGGGACCTAGGGGTATTTTAAACCCAATTCAAGCTTTTCTCTTTGATTTAATCTGGTAGTTGAATGTATTAATCTTCAGTGCAGTTGCCCACATGTGTGTACCTGGAGTCCAACAAGATCTCAACGCAGTGTGTTTCTGATCAGATTTATGTTTAGCCCCCAAATAAACTGATCAGAATATAAATTAAGCAAGAGTTGCATGTAACTATTGTCTCTAAGGTTGTGCTCAATCGTTACTGTAACGAGCTGTTGTACGTCGGAAGCATTACAGTCTTTGATCACAATCAGAACTTTGCCTGTAGCCTCTACAAGAGACATTTCCACAGCCAGGAAATATAAACAACAATCCACGTATTTTGTTAGCTTCTCACATTGGAAGATGAAATCCTCAAGTTTGACTTTTGTCATTGAATGCAAAGGGGTCAAGATTTCACCCCAAGATTCAGTCCCAAGCATACTCGGGGCGGACGGGAGTGGCTGTAGCAAGCCTGTTTTGTATATTAGATCAGACTCGCTTTAAAAATTGTCGCCGCAAGTTCCTGGATATACCAATTGCCAATAAATCATCTTTTGGtttctaatacaggttgaacctctctaatccggcaccctcgggacttgattggtgctgaaccagagaatttgccaacctGTGGGAGTGTGAtagtgtctagcagcattaccaacactgctgCTGCTTGCTGGACTGTTAGCAGGGTAAATTGGAGCgaaataagagcacagaacactacacataaacacactttatgggactgtgggaaacttggccacatccctCATGAGCATCCTTCTGGCCAACTGACATCACGTcggaccatggatgctgccggaccagagaggttcagcctgtagatAGCAGAGTTCAGCTGGCTGCATGGCCGTGTGGCTATGAAACTGGCGAAACTGGAAGGTCTAGTCTCAGTCTCTTTCTTGGGGATATATATCAAAGCAAG
Coding sequences within it:
- the FGF17 gene encoding fibroblast growth factor 17 isoform X3 codes for the protein MQHVSLQNLSICFQLLMLSCQTQGENQPSPNFNQYVRDQGAMTDQLSRRQIREYQLYSRTSGKHVQVNGKRITATAEDGNKFAKLIVETDTFGSRVRIKGAESQKYICMSKRGKLIGKPNGKSKDCIFTEIVLENNYTAFQNARHEGWYMAFTRKGRPRKATKSRQNQQEAHFIKRLYRGQLPFPNNAERQKQFEFVGSSSPTRRTKRTRAPRPLT
- the FGF17 gene encoding fibroblast growth factor 17 isoform X1 encodes the protein MGGEEPPKILCPSRISTQRTVLWPDLHGRFQTLMADTSRAALVQMPSGVRCFQLLMLSCQTQGENQPSPNFNQYVRDQGAMTDQLSRRQIREYQLYSRTSGKHVQVNGKRITATAEDGNKFAKLIVETDTFGSRVRIKGAESQKYICMSKRGKLIGKPNGKSKDCIFTEIVLENNYTAFQNARHEGWYMAFTRKGRPRKATKSRQNQQEAHFIKRLYRGQLPFPNNAERQKQFEFVGSSSPTRRTKRTRAPRPLT
- the FGF17 gene encoding fibroblast growth factor 17 isoform X2, whose product is MGGEEPPKILCPSRISTQRTVLWPDLHGRFQTLMADTSRAALVQMPSGVRCFQLLMLSCQTQYVRDQGAMTDQLSRRQIREYQLYSRTSGKHVQVNGKRITATAEDGNKFAKLIVETDTFGSRVRIKGAESQKYICMSKRGKLIGKPNGKSKDCIFTEIVLENNYTAFQNARHEGWYMAFTRKGRPRKATKSRQNQQEAHFIKRLYRGQLPFPNNAERQKQFEFVGSSSPTRRTKRTRAPRPLT
- the FGF17 gene encoding fibroblast growth factor 17 isoform X4, whose translation is MQHVSLQNLSICFQLLMLSCQTQYVRDQGAMTDQLSRRQIREYQLYSRTSGKHVQVNGKRITATAEDGNKFAKLIVETDTFGSRVRIKGAESQKYICMSKRGKLIGKPNGKSKDCIFTEIVLENNYTAFQNARHEGWYMAFTRKGRPRKATKSRQNQQEAHFIKRLYRGQLPFPNNAERQKQFEFVGSSSPTRRTKRTRAPRPLT